From a region of the Vallicoccus soli genome:
- a CDS encoding NRAMP family divalent metal transporter, with product MFLMATGAIGPGFITQTTTFTAELGAAFAFAILVSILVDIALQLNVWRVVGLSGLRAHELGNRVLPGLGWFLSLLIVVGGFVFNIGNVAGAGLGTDAMMGLDPEVGATVSAAIAIGIFLSKAAGVALDRIVVVLGLLMIVMTAYVAVISDPPVGEALRNVVLPEEIGFLAITTLIGGTVGGYITYAGAHRLLDAGITGRENLGEITRGSVTGIIITGVMRVLLFLAVLGVVAGGVTLAEGNPAASAFESAAGEVGLRLFGVILWAAAITSVIGASYTSVSFLTTSATAPRTRNLLTVGFIVLTTVLFLVIGAPPADLLVFAGAFNGLILPIGIVVVLWVALRRNDLMGGYAYPRWLVGLGLLAWLVSLYLAYKSLSAVSTIWE from the coding sequence ATGTTCCTCATGGCCACGGGCGCCATCGGCCCGGGCTTCATCACCCAGACGACGACGTTCACCGCCGAGCTCGGCGCGGCGTTCGCCTTCGCGATCCTCGTGTCGATCCTCGTCGACATCGCCCTGCAGCTGAACGTGTGGCGGGTCGTCGGCCTCTCCGGCCTGCGCGCCCACGAGCTCGGCAACCGCGTGCTCCCCGGGCTCGGCTGGTTCCTGAGCCTGCTCATCGTCGTGGGCGGCTTCGTCTTCAACATCGGCAACGTCGCCGGCGCCGGGCTGGGCACCGACGCCATGATGGGCCTGGACCCGGAGGTCGGGGCGACGGTGTCGGCGGCGATCGCCATCGGCATCTTCCTCAGCAAGGCCGCGGGCGTCGCCCTGGACCGCATCGTCGTCGTGCTCGGCCTGCTGATGATCGTCATGACGGCGTACGTCGCCGTCATCTCCGACCCGCCCGTGGGCGAGGCGCTGCGGAACGTGGTGCTGCCCGAGGAGATCGGCTTCCTCGCCATCACCACGCTCATCGGCGGCACGGTCGGCGGCTACATCACCTACGCCGGCGCCCACCGCCTCCTCGACGCCGGCATCACCGGGCGCGAGAACCTCGGGGAGATCACCCGGGGATCGGTCACCGGCATCATCATCACCGGGGTCATGCGCGTCCTGCTGTTCCTCGCCGTCCTGGGCGTGGTGGCGGGCGGCGTGACCCTCGCCGAGGGCAACCCGGCGGCAAGCGCTTTCGAGTCCGCGGCGGGCGAGGTCGGCCTGCGGCTCTTCGGCGTCATCCTGTGGGCGGCGGCGATCACGTCGGTCATCGGGGCGTCGTACACGTCGGTCTCGTTCCTCACGACCTCGGCGACCGCGCCGCGGACCCGCAACCTGCTCACCGTCGGCTTCATCGTGCTGACGACCGTGCTGTTCCTCGTCATCGGCGCACCGCCGGCGGACCTGCTGGTCTTCGCCGGCGCCTTCAACGGGCTCATCCTGCCGATCGGCATCGTCGTCGTCCTCTGGGTCGCCCTGCGGCGCAACGACCTCATGGGCGGGTACGCCTACCCGCGGTGGCTCGTGGGGCTCGGCCTGCTCGCCTGGCTGGTGTCGCTCTACCTGGCGTACAAGTCCCTGTCCGCGGTCAGCACGATCTGGGAGTGA
- a CDS encoding LamB/YcsF family protein — MRVDLNSDLGESYGRWTLGDDDAVLELVTSANVACGFHAGDPTVLRRTCERAAERGVVVGAQVGYHDLAGFGRRFVDVAPDELTNDVLYQIGALEAFARVAGTRVAYVKPHGALYNTIVHHEAQAAAVVEAVRRYDPSLPVLGLPGSQWLRLAGEAGLRTVGEAFADRAYTPEGTLVSRREPGAVLHDADEIAGRCVRMATQREVVAVDGSVVAVDAQSICVHGDTPGAVAIARSVREALTGAGVELGSFA, encoded by the coding sequence GTGAGGGTGGACCTCAACAGCGACCTCGGCGAGTCGTACGGGCGCTGGACGCTCGGCGACGACGACGCCGTCCTCGAGCTGGTCACCAGCGCCAACGTCGCGTGCGGCTTCCACGCCGGCGACCCGACCGTGCTGCGCCGCACGTGCGAGCGGGCGGCGGAGCGGGGCGTCGTCGTCGGCGCGCAGGTCGGCTACCACGACCTGGCGGGCTTCGGCCGGCGGTTCGTCGACGTGGCGCCGGACGAGCTCACGAACGACGTGCTCTACCAGATCGGCGCCCTCGAGGCGTTCGCGAGGGTGGCCGGCACCCGGGTGGCCTACGTGAAGCCGCACGGGGCCCTCTACAACACCATCGTCCACCACGAGGCCCAGGCCGCGGCGGTCGTCGAGGCCGTCCGGCGGTACGACCCCTCCCTGCCGGTCCTCGGCCTGCCGGGCTCGCAGTGGCTCCGGCTCGCCGGCGAGGCCGGGCTGCGCACGGTCGGCGAGGCGTTCGCCGACCGGGCGTACACCCCCGAGGGGACGCTCGTGAGCCGGCGCGAGCCGGGGGCGGTGCTCCACGACGCCGACGAGATCGCCGGGCGCTGCGTGCGGATGGCCACGCAGCGGGAGGTCGTCGCGGTCGACGGCAGCGTCGTGGCCGTCGACGCGCAGTCGATCTGCGTGCACGGCGACACCCCCGGCGCCGTGGCGATCGCGCGCTCGGTGCGCGAGGCGCTCACCGGCGCGGGCGTCGAGCTGGGCTCGTTCGCGTGA
- a CDS encoding 5-oxoprolinase subunit B family protein, whose product MRVLPCGDAALLVELADLDEVLGISAALRAAPPPGVDEVVPAARTVLVRCAPGALDAVAAAVRATRPLAPGAAAVDQVEVPVTYDGADLEEAAALLGWDGPELVRRHTGTTWTVAFCGFAPGFGYLVADGGWPQVPRRSSPRTRVPPGSVALAAEFSGVYPRESPGGWQLVGRTDLPVLDLDRDPPALLRPGVRVRFVEAA is encoded by the coding sequence GTGAGGGTGCTGCCCTGCGGCGACGCCGCGCTGCTCGTCGAGCTCGCGGACCTCGACGAGGTCCTCGGGATCAGCGCGGCGCTGCGGGCCGCGCCCCCGCCCGGCGTCGACGAGGTGGTCCCCGCGGCGCGCACGGTGCTCGTGCGGTGCGCGCCCGGGGCGCTCGACGCGGTGGCGGCGGCCGTGCGGGCCACCCGCCCGCTCGCGCCCGGCGCCGCCGCCGTCGACCAGGTCGAGGTGCCGGTCACGTACGACGGGGCCGACCTCGAGGAGGCCGCCGCCCTGCTCGGCTGGGACGGCCCGGAGCTCGTGCGGCGGCACACCGGCACCACCTGGACCGTGGCCTTCTGCGGCTTCGCCCCGGGGTTCGGCTACCTCGTCGCGGACGGCGGGTGGCCGCAGGTGCCGCGGCGCAGCAGCCCCCGCACCCGGGTGCCCCCGGGCTCGGTGGCCCTCGCCGCCGAGTTCAGCGGGGTCTACCCGCGCGAGTCCCCCGGCGGCTGGCAGCTCGTCGGGCGGACCGACCTGCCCGTGCTCGACCTCGACCGCGACCCGCCCGCGCTGCTGCGCCCGGGCGTGCGGGTCCGCTTCGTGGAGGCGGCGTGA
- a CDS encoding biotin-dependent carboxyltransferase family protein, producing the protein MTARALEVLRPGALATVQDLGRPGLAALGVGRSGAADRASLRLANRVVGNHEGEACVEVTLGGLAVRAVGDLLVAAAGAPCPGTAGTGVPTYLADGEVLELGTPPTGLRTYLAVAGGLAVDRVLGSRSTDVLAGIGPPALTPGQRLPVGAPRQPRRLVDVAPVPPPPDGEVGLRVVPGPRDDWFAEGALGALLGGAYEVTADSNRVGMRLQGPGLERARDGELPSEGMVPGSLQVPPSGQPTLFLADHPVTGGYPVVAVVVRDDVDRAAQVRPGQTVRFRRAR; encoded by the coding sequence GTGACGGCCCGGGCGCTCGAGGTGCTGCGGCCCGGTGCCCTCGCCACCGTGCAGGACCTCGGGCGCCCCGGGCTCGCCGCGCTCGGCGTCGGCCGCTCGGGCGCCGCGGACCGCGCGTCGCTGCGCCTGGCGAACCGCGTCGTCGGCAACCACGAGGGCGAGGCCTGCGTCGAGGTCACGCTGGGCGGCCTCGCCGTGCGGGCCGTCGGCGACCTGCTCGTGGCCGCCGCCGGCGCCCCCTGCCCCGGCACGGCCGGGACGGGGGTGCCGACGTACCTCGCCGACGGCGAGGTGCTCGAGCTCGGGACGCCCCCGACGGGGCTGCGGACCTACCTCGCGGTCGCCGGGGGGCTGGCCGTCGACCGCGTGCTCGGCTCGCGCAGCACCGACGTGCTCGCCGGCATCGGGCCGCCCGCCCTCACCCCGGGGCAGCGCCTGCCCGTCGGTGCGCCGCGCCAGCCGCGCCGGCTCGTCGACGTGGCGCCCGTCCCGCCACCGCCGGACGGCGAGGTCGGTCTGCGCGTCGTCCCCGGGCCGCGCGACGACTGGTTCGCCGAGGGGGCGCTCGGGGCGCTGCTCGGCGGGGCGTACGAGGTGACGGCCGACAGCAACCGGGTCGGCATGCGGCTGCAGGGGCCCGGGCTCGAGCGGGCCCGCGACGGCGAGCTGCCGAGCGAGGGCATGGTCCCCGGCTCGCTGCAGGTCCCGCCCAGCGGCCAGCCGACGCTGTTCCTCGCCGACCACCCGGTGACCGGCGGCTACCCGGTGGTCGCGGTGGTCGTGCGGGACGACGTGGACCGCGCGGCCCAGGTGCGGCCCGGCCAGACGGTCCGGTTCCGCCGGGCCCGCTGA
- a CDS encoding NADPH-dependent F420 reductase: protein MRIGIIGSGNIGGTLTRRFRGLGHEVVVANSRGPESLRDLAAETGATAGTVEDAARDAALVVVAVPLRAVPDLPAGLFDGLVVVDANNYYPQRDGEIAPLAEGTTSSRWMADHLAGARVVKAFNNIQAQHLLERGRPQGQNRIALPVAGDDERAKALVLALVDDLGFDPVDAGTLDESWRQQPGTPVYGTDGSAAEVRGHLAAAERP from the coding sequence ATGCGCATCGGCATCATCGGCTCCGGCAACATCGGCGGCACGCTCACCCGCCGGTTCCGGGGGCTCGGGCACGAGGTCGTCGTCGCGAACTCGCGGGGCCCGGAGTCCCTGCGGGACCTCGCGGCGGAGACGGGCGCCACCGCCGGGACGGTCGAGGACGCGGCCCGCGACGCGGCGCTCGTCGTGGTGGCGGTGCCCCTGCGGGCCGTGCCCGACCTGCCCGCAGGGCTCTTCGACGGCCTCGTGGTCGTGGACGCGAACAACTACTACCCCCAGCGGGACGGCGAGATCGCTCCCCTCGCCGAGGGGACGACGTCGAGCCGGTGGATGGCGGATCACCTCGCGGGCGCGCGCGTCGTCAAGGCCTTCAACAACATCCAGGCCCAGCACCTGCTCGAGCGCGGGCGCCCGCAGGGCCAGAACCGGATAGCGCTTCCCGTCGCGGGTGACGACGAGCGGGCCAAGGCGCTCGTGCTCGCGCTCGTCGACGACCTCGGGTTCGACCCCGTCGACGCCGGCACGCTCGACGAGAGCTGGCGCCAGCAGCCCGGCACCCCGGTCTACGGCACCGACGGCTCGGCCGCCGAGGTGCGCGGCCACCTCGCCGCCGCGGAGCGTCCGTGA
- a CDS encoding putative hydro-lyase: protein MTAGTAAPSPQGTAALSGAQARERFRAGHVAPTSGWCAGLTQANLVVLPRDWAYDLLLFAQRNPGPCPVLDVTDAGSHATALAPGADLRTDLPRYRVWRDGELVDEPTDVVDLWREDLVAFLVGCSFSFEGRLLDAGVPLRHVAEGRNVAMYVTDRPCRPAGRLQGPLVVSMRPVRADLVPTAVQVTARMPSVHGAPVHVGAPAALGIRDLDRPDFGDPVRVAEDEVPVFWACGVTPQAAVMASRPPFAITHAPGHMLVTDAPDAAYALP, encoded by the coding sequence GTGACCGCGGGCACCGCGGCACCGTCCCCGCAGGGCACCGCGGCGCTGTCCGGCGCGCAGGCGCGCGAGCGCTTCCGTGCCGGGCACGTCGCTCCGACGAGCGGCTGGTGCGCGGGCCTGACCCAGGCCAACCTCGTGGTGCTGCCGCGGGACTGGGCGTACGACCTGCTGCTCTTCGCCCAGCGCAACCCGGGGCCGTGCCCGGTGCTCGACGTGACGGACGCGGGGTCGCACGCGACCGCGCTCGCCCCCGGCGCGGACCTGCGCACCGACCTGCCGCGCTACCGAGTGTGGCGCGACGGCGAGCTCGTCGACGAGCCGACCGACGTCGTCGACCTGTGGCGCGAGGACCTCGTGGCCTTCCTCGTCGGGTGCTCGTTCAGCTTCGAGGGGCGCCTGCTCGACGCGGGGGTGCCGCTGCGCCACGTCGCGGAGGGCCGCAACGTGGCAATGTACGTGACCGACCGGCCGTGCCGGCCCGCCGGGCGCCTGCAGGGGCCGCTGGTCGTCTCGATGCGCCCGGTGCGCGCGGACCTCGTGCCGACCGCGGTGCAGGTCACGGCGCGCATGCCGTCGGTGCACGGCGCCCCGGTGCACGTGGGCGCGCCCGCCGCGCTGGGCATCCGCGACCTCGACCGGCCCGACTTCGGCGACCCGGTGCGCGTCGCCGAGGACGAGGTGCCGGTGTTCTGGGCCTGCGGGGTGACGCCGCAGGCGGCGGTGATGGCCTCGCGCCCGCCGTTCGCGATCACCCACGCCCCCGGGCACATGCTCGTCACGGACGCGCCCGACGCGGCGTACGCGCTGCCCTGA
- a CDS encoding SDR family oxidoreductase: MATDQYTLQDPTTQYPGPQFPAEQQQAPGLASEMDLKPDHGEATYRGTGRLQDRVAVVTGADSGIGRAVAIAYAREGADVVLSYLPSEEQDADEVARLVEEAGRKAVKVPGDLSEESTCRELVDRTVEAFGRVDVLVSNAGKQTAVEEIADLTSEQFDQTLKTNVYALFWLAKAALPHMRPGAAIIGTSSIQAYQPSPNLLDYATTKSAINTFCKALAQQVAPKGVRVNIVAPGPVWTPLQVTGGQPQDNLPEFGGQTPLGRAGQPAELAPAFVFLASQESSYVAGETIGVTGGSPLP; the protein is encoded by the coding sequence ATGGCCACCGACCAGTACACGCTCCAGGACCCGACCACGCAGTACCCCGGGCCGCAGTTCCCCGCCGAGCAGCAGCAGGCCCCGGGCCTGGCGTCCGAGATGGACCTGAAGCCGGACCACGGCGAGGCGACGTACCGCGGCACCGGCCGGCTGCAGGACCGCGTCGCGGTCGTGACCGGCGCCGACTCCGGCATCGGCCGCGCCGTCGCCATCGCGTACGCCCGGGAGGGCGCCGACGTCGTCCTGTCCTACCTCCCGTCGGAGGAGCAGGACGCCGACGAGGTGGCCCGCCTCGTCGAGGAGGCCGGCCGCAAGGCCGTCAAGGTGCCGGGCGACCTCTCCGAGGAGTCGACGTGCCGCGAGCTCGTGGACCGCACGGTCGAGGCGTTCGGCCGGGTCGACGTCCTCGTCAGCAACGCCGGCAAGCAGACCGCCGTCGAGGAGATCGCGGACCTCACGTCCGAGCAGTTCGACCAGACCCTCAAGACCAACGTGTACGCGCTCTTCTGGCTGGCGAAGGCGGCGCTGCCGCACATGCGCCCCGGCGCGGCGATCATCGGGACGTCGTCGATCCAGGCGTACCAGCCCTCGCCGAACCTGCTCGACTACGCCACGACGAAGTCGGCGATCAACACGTTCTGCAAGGCGCTCGCGCAGCAGGTCGCGCCGAAGGGCGTGCGCGTCAACATCGTCGCGCCGGGCCCGGTGTGGACGCCGCTGCAGGTCACCGGCGGGCAGCCGCAGGATAACCTGCCGGAGTTCGGCGGGCAGACCCCGCTCGGGCGCGCCGGGCAGCCGGCCGAGCTCGCGCCGGCCTTCGTGTTCCTCGCCTCGCAGGAGTCGAGCTACGTCGCGGGCGAGACGATCGGCGTCACGGGCGGCTCCCCCCTGCCCTGA